In Sodalis ligni, a single genomic region encodes these proteins:
- a CDS encoding pirin family protein, translating to MMTYRTAKQCGHADYGWLQARYTFSFGHYFDPDMLGFASLRVLNQEVLSPGAVFQPRTYPRVDIFNLILQGRAEYRDSEGNHVQAGAGDILLLAAQPGVSYSERNICATPLTRMQLWLDACPARDNPLIQHFSLPERPLALLASPDGEEGSVVLRQQAWIWHIALAAGQSLTLKPKGSRAYLQSIHGGMDTGNHQTNLLTLACGDGAFIHDEQQIRVRAHSSLRALLIDLAG from the coding sequence ATGATGACTTACAGAACAGCCAAACAGTGCGGCCATGCGGATTACGGCTGGCTACAGGCCCGCTATACCTTCTCTTTCGGGCACTACTTTGATCCCGACATGCTGGGTTTCGCCTCGTTGCGGGTTCTCAATCAGGAGGTCTTGAGCCCCGGCGCCGTTTTCCAGCCCCGCACCTACCCGCGAGTGGATATTTTTAACCTGATTTTGCAGGGCCGGGCGGAATACCGTGACAGCGAAGGCAACCATGTTCAGGCCGGCGCGGGTGATATCCTGCTGCTGGCGGCGCAGCCCGGCGTCAGTTACAGCGAGCGCAATATTTGCGCCACTCCCCTCACCCGGATGCAGCTTTGGCTGGATGCCTGTCCGGCGCGGGATAATCCGTTGATCCAGCATTTTTCCCTGCCCGAACGTCCGCTGGCGTTACTGGCGTCCCCCGATGGGGAGGAGGGCAGCGTGGTTTTACGCCAGCAGGCGTGGATCTGGCATATCGCGCTGGCGGCGGGCCAAAGCCTGACCCTGAAGCCGAAAGGATCGCGGGCCTATTTGCAATCCATTCACGGCGGCATGGACACCGGCAACCACCAGACGAATCTGCTCACGCTGGCTTGCGGCGACGGCGCGTTTATTCATGATGAGCAGCAAATCAGGGTACGGGCCCATTCA
- a CDS encoding LysR family transcriptional regulator, whose translation MAKERALTLEALRVMDAIDRRGSFASAADELGRVPSALSYTMQKLEEELDVVLFDRSGHRTKFTNVGRMLLERGRILLEAADKLTTDAEALARGWETHITLVTEALVPTEKLFPLIEKLALKANTQVSLTTEVLAGAWERLEQGRADIVIAPDMHFRASSEINSRKLYSVLNVYVASPDHPIHQEPEPLSEVTRVKYRGIAIADTARERPVLTVQLLDKQQRLTVSSMHDKRQALLAGLGVATMPYSLVAEDIAAGRLRVVSPEYSMESDIIMAWRRDSMGEAKSWFLREIPRLFA comes from the coding sequence ATGGCCAAAGAACGAGCACTAACGCTTGAAGCATTAAGAGTAATGGATGCTATTGATCGACGCGGCAGCTTTGCCTCGGCGGCGGATGAGCTGGGCCGGGTGCCCTCGGCATTAAGCTATACCATGCAAAAACTTGAAGAAGAGTTGGATGTGGTCCTTTTCGATCGCTCAGGCCATCGCACCAAATTCACCAACGTCGGGAGAATGCTGCTGGAGCGCGGCAGAATACTGCTCGAGGCCGCGGACAAGCTCACCACCGACGCCGAAGCCCTGGCAAGGGGCTGGGAAACCCATATTACTCTGGTCACCGAGGCGTTGGTGCCCACCGAAAAACTTTTTCCCCTGATTGAAAAACTGGCTCTCAAGGCCAATACCCAGGTTTCCCTTACCACCGAAGTGCTGGCGGGCGCCTGGGAACGCCTAGAGCAGGGGCGGGCGGATATCGTTATCGCTCCCGATATGCATTTTCGCGCGTCGTCGGAAATCAACAGCCGCAAACTTTATTCCGTGTTGAATGTCTACGTCGCCAGTCCGGATCACCCGATTCACCAGGAACCGGAACCGTTATCCGAAGTGACCCGGGTCAAATACCGCGGCATCGCCATCGCCGATACCGCCCGGGAACGACCGGTGCTGACCGTGCAGCTGCTGGATAAGCAGCAGCGGCTAACGGTGAGTTCGATGCATGATAAACGGCAGGCGCTGCTGGCGGGTCTGGGCGTCGCCACCATGCCTTATTCGCTGGTGGCCGAGGATATCGCCGCCGGCCGTCTGCGCGTGGTCAGTCCGGAGTACAGCATGGAGAGCGATATTATCATGGCCTGGCGCCGTGACAGCATGGGGGAAGCCAAATCCTGGTTCCTGCGGGAAATCCCCCGGCTGTTCGCCTGA
- a CDS encoding glutathione S-transferase family protein, which translates to MGLLVEGQWQDKWYDTKSTGGRFERSASQFRNWVTVDGAAGPSGGDGYQAAANRYHLYVSLACPWAHRTLLMRNLKGLDQIIPVSVVHPLMLENGWTFGTDFPAATGDPLYHKDFLYQLYLQADSVYSGRATVPVLWDKERQTIVSNESADIIRMFNSAFDAVGARAGDYYPQELRSRIDEINGWVYDQVNNGVYKAGFATTQGAYDEAVTGVFAALDRLEELLGRHRYLTGDRLTEADLRLWTTLIRFDPVYVTHFKCDRRRIEDYLNLSGFLRDIYQMPGIADTVNFEHIRNHYYRSHATINPYGIISIGPEQDLNEPHGRDDRFRPAADN; encoded by the coding sequence ATGGGACTGCTCGTGGAAGGCCAATGGCAAGATAAATGGTACGACACCAAATCCACCGGGGGCCGTTTTGAACGCTCGGCCTCGCAGTTCCGTAATTGGGTCACCGTCGACGGTGCAGCCGGCCCCTCGGGCGGCGACGGCTATCAGGCGGCGGCCAATCGCTATCATCTGTACGTTTCCCTGGCGTGTCCTTGGGCGCACCGTACGCTGCTGATGCGGAACCTGAAAGGATTGGATCAGATAATACCGGTTTCGGTAGTGCATCCGCTGATGCTGGAAAACGGCTGGACGTTCGGCACCGATTTTCCCGCCGCCACCGGCGATCCGCTTTACCACAAGGATTTTCTTTACCAGCTTTATCTCCAGGCGGATTCCGTCTATAGCGGACGCGCCACCGTGCCGGTATTGTGGGATAAAGAGCGGCAAACCATAGTCAGCAATGAATCCGCGGATATTATCCGCATGTTCAACAGCGCGTTTGATGCGGTCGGCGCCCGCGCCGGCGACTATTATCCGCAGGAACTCCGTTCCCGGATAGACGAAATCAACGGCTGGGTTTACGACCAGGTGAATAACGGCGTGTACAAGGCTGGTTTCGCCACCACGCAGGGGGCTTACGACGAGGCGGTAACCGGCGTGTTCGCGGCGCTGGACAGGCTTGAGGAGCTCTTGGGCCGACACCGCTACCTGACCGGCGATCGCCTGACGGAGGCGGATTTGCGTTTGTGGACCACGCTTATCCGGTTTGATCCGGTTTATGTCACCCATTTCAAATGCGATCGCCGCAGGATCGAGGATTATCTGAATTTATCCGGCTTTTTGCGCGATATTTACCAAATGCCGGGAATAGCCGATACGGTGAATTTTGAGCATATTCGCAACCACTATTACCGCAGCCATGCCACCATTAACCCGTACGGCATTATTTCCATCGGACCGGAGCAGGATTTGAACGAACCCCATGGGCGCGATGACCGTTTCCGCCCGGCGGCGGATAACTGA
- a CDS encoding DoxX family protein: MKKLDDTAILVARILMPILFVVSGFGKMGGGYAGTEQYMASMGVPGFLLPLTILLEFGGGLAILFGFLTRTVALVTVVFVLLTAFIFHSDFSQAANQIDFMKNLSISGGYLLLAVLGAGYFSIDRILNKKW, encoded by the coding sequence ATGAAAAAATTAGATGATACTGCCATTCTCGTGGCGCGTATTTTAATGCCGATACTGTTTGTGGTATCGGGTTTCGGCAAAATGGGCGGCGGCTATGCCGGCACGGAGCAGTATATGGCGTCCATGGGCGTCCCGGGATTCCTGCTGCCCCTGACCATCCTGTTGGAATTTGGCGGCGGCCTGGCGATACTGTTCGGTTTCCTGACCCGTACCGTCGCGCTGGTGACAGTGGTCTTCGTGCTATTGACCGCGTTTATCTTTCATAGCGACTTCTCACAGGCGGCCAATCAGATAGACTTTATGAAGAATCTGTCGATTTCCGGCGGCTACCTGCTGCTGGCGGTGCTTGGCGCCGGATATTTCAGCATCGATCGCATTCTGAACAAAAAATGGTAA
- a CDS encoding YqjK-like family protein, translating to MSHSRQTKAELLRRIHQQRLDLSVQKREWLYATYRYDRSWIRLVHLRKYLIAGSSLLALYNIRHPSRFIRWTKRAVGILGTLKLIRSTLQSR from the coding sequence ATGTCCCATTCCCGACAGACCAAAGCCGAGCTTCTGCGGCGTATCCATCAGCAACGGTTGGACCTCTCGGTACAAAAGCGGGAGTGGTTGTATGCCACTTACCGCTATGACCGCAGTTGGATCCGGCTGGTTCACCTGCGTAAATATCTTATCGCCGGCTCAAGCCTGCTGGCCCTTTACAATATCCGCCATCCCAGCCGGTTCATACGCTGGACCAAACGGGCGGTGGGTATCCTTGGCACGCTGAAATTGATCCGCTCCACCCTGCAATCACGCTAA
- a CDS encoding phage holin family protein has protein sequence MIESQTQGPGKGVFAIGQRIITILVGMAETRLRLAVVELEQEKANIIQLLMMAGITLLLAAFGLMSLLVLLIWAIDPQYRLTAIATTTGVLFLLAIIGAFWTLSKARKSTLLGSSREELLADRNILEKVQDEIQEEERERKREREAR, from the coding sequence ATGATTGAATCGCAGACTCAAGGCCCGGGTAAGGGTGTATTCGCCATCGGCCAGCGGATTATTACCATTCTTGTCGGTATGGCTGAAACCCGCCTGCGGCTGGCGGTGGTTGAACTGGAGCAAGAAAAGGCCAATATAATCCAGCTGTTGATGATGGCGGGGATTACGCTGCTGCTGGCCGCATTCGGACTCATGAGCCTGTTGGTGTTATTGATTTGGGCCATTGATCCGCAATACCGCCTGACGGCCATCGCCACCACAACCGGTGTGCTGTTCCTGCTGGCGATCATCGGCGCGTTTTGGACCCTGAGCAAAGCGCGTAAATCGACGCTGCTGGGCTCCAGCCGGGAAGAGCTGCTGGCCGATCGCAATATTCTGGAAAAAGTGCAGGATGAAATCCAGGAAGAGGAACGGGAGCGTAAAAGAGAAAGGGAGGCCAGATAA
- a CDS encoding DUF883 family protein: MAKDTTSEHLRAELKSLADTLEEVLRGSSQKSKAEFDNLRNKAESALKETRNRLGDSGERLAEQTKVVAGKADEYVHENPWAGIGVGALVGFVLGALFTRR, from the coding sequence ATGGCTAAAGACACTACCTCTGAACATTTACGCGCTGAATTAAAATCATTGGCGGATACGCTGGAAGAAGTGCTGCGCGGCTCCTCTCAGAAATCTAAAGCGGAATTCGATAATTTACGCAATAAAGCCGAAAGCGCACTGAAAGAAACCCGCAACCGTCTTGGAGACAGCGGCGAACGCCTGGCCGAACAGACCAAGGTCGTGGCGGGCAAGGCTGATGAATATGTCCATGAAAATCCCTGGGCGGGAATCGGCGTGGGTGCCCTGGTGGGCTTTGTCCTCGGCGCATTATTCACGCGGCGCTGA
- the mzrA gene encoding EnvZ/OmpR regulon moderator MzrA has protein sequence MFTRLQEKISWRSGLTAVMALLLVLVLAPALFTKETALQITLANERGSLPDGFYIYQRLDERGIRIKSITPAKDSLIILLDSPEQASAAQTALEDLLPETYRISHSRQYPRWRWLYCFNRDISAI, from the coding sequence ATGTTTACGAGGCTTCAAGAAAAAATTTCCTGGCGGTCGGGACTGACCGCGGTGATGGCGCTGCTGTTGGTGCTGGTGCTGGCGCCCGCCCTGTTCACAAAAGAAACCGCGCTGCAAATAACCCTTGCCAACGAACGCGGATCGCTGCCCGACGGTTTTTATATTTACCAGCGACTGGATGAGCGCGGTATCAGGATCAAAAGCATTACGCCTGCCAAAGACAGTCTCATTATCCTGCTGGATTCACCGGAGCAGGCTTCGGCGGCGCAAACCGCTCTGGAAGATTTGCTGCCGGAGACCTACAGGATATCCCACAGCCGTCAGTATCCCCGCTGGCGGTGGCTTTACTGCTTCAATCGGGATATATCCGCTATCTGA
- a CDS encoding DedA family protein, translated as MDILNDLVHALWQQDFETLSDPTLVWTIYLVLFVILFLENGLLPAAFLPGDSLLILVGVLISKGAMNFPLTLLVLTVAASLGSWISYIQGKWLGNTRLVQSWLSHLPRHYHERAHLMFHRHGLSALLIGRFVAFVRTLLPTIAGLSGLSNIRFQFFNWISALIWVFLLTTVGFALGKTALFQYYEDELMLCLMLLPLVFLVIGLAGSLVILWRKKNAPDIGKGL; from the coding sequence ATGGATATATTGAATGACCTGGTTCATGCCCTTTGGCAACAGGATTTTGAAACACTTTCCGACCCAACGCTGGTTTGGACCATCTATCTGGTGCTGTTTGTCATTTTGTTTTTGGAAAACGGCCTGCTGCCGGCGGCATTTCTGCCCGGGGACAGCCTGCTTATCCTGGTGGGCGTGCTGATATCGAAAGGGGCGATGAACTTCCCCCTTACGCTGCTGGTCTTGACCGTCGCCGCCAGTTTGGGATCCTGGATAAGTTATATTCAAGGCAAGTGGCTGGGCAATACCCGGCTGGTGCAAAGCTGGTTATCCCATTTGCCGCGGCACTACCATGAACGGGCCCATTTAATGTTCCATCGCCACGGCCTGTCAGCGCTGCTTATCGGCCGGTTCGTGGCGTTTGTGCGGACACTGCTGCCCACCATCGCCGGGTTATCGGGGCTGAGCAATATCCGCTTCCAGTTTTTTAATTGGATAAGCGCCCTGATATGGGTATTCCTCCTGACCACGGTAGGTTTTGCCCTGGGTAAAACCGCCTTGTTCCAGTACTACGAAGACGAATTGATGCTGTGCTTGATGCTGCTGCCCTTGGTCTTCCTGGTTATCGGTCTGGCGGGATCCCTGGTGATATTGTGGCGCAAGAAAAACGCGCCCGACATCGGTAAAGGACTGTAA
- the exuR gene encoding transcriptional regulator ExuR yields MEFTETRRLYQQLAAELKKRIESGVYRVGEKLPAERFISEEMNVSRTVVREAIIMLEVEGYVEVRKGSGIHVVSNQQKNLLVPSGEVLFTTPGPFELLQARQLIESNVAEFAATQVTRQDIVLLMDIQENARQEDRFRDSKWDLKFHVQVALATQNTAMATIVEQMWSQRLHNPYWRKLHEHIDDKSIESWCEDHDHILKALIRKDPYAAKLAMWQHLENTKQMLFHATTDDFEFNVDRYMFTENPVVHLDNVATGTK; encoded by the coding sequence ATGGAATTCACAGAAACCCGGCGATTATATCAACAGCTGGCCGCTGAACTGAAAAAGCGGATTGAGTCCGGTGTCTATCGCGTTGGTGAAAAACTGCCCGCGGAACGTTTTATCTCGGAAGAAATGAATGTCAGCCGCACCGTAGTGCGCGAAGCCATCATCATGCTCGAGGTGGAAGGTTACGTTGAAGTACGTAAAGGCTCGGGCATTCATGTCGTGTCAAACCAGCAAAAAAATCTACTGGTCCCCAGCGGCGAAGTGTTGTTCACTACCCCTGGGCCTTTCGAACTGCTGCAGGCGCGCCAGCTGATTGAAAGCAATGTCGCCGAATTTGCCGCCACCCAGGTGACCCGGCAAGATATCGTGCTGCTTATGGATATCCAGGAAAACGCCCGGCAGGAAGACCGGTTCCGCGATTCGAAGTGGGACCTGAAATTCCATGTCCAGGTGGCGCTGGCGACGCAGAATACCGCCATGGCCACCATCGTCGAGCAAATGTGGAGCCAGCGCCTGCATAACCCTTACTGGCGCAAGCTGCATGAACATATCGATGATAAATCCATCGAAAGCTGGTGCGAGGATCACGACCATATTCTCAAGGCGTTAATCCGCAAGGATCCTTACGCAGCCAAACTGGCCATGTGGCAACACCTGGAAAACACCAAGCAGATGCTGTTTCATGCCACCACCGATGATTTCGAATTCAACGTAGACCGGTATATGTTTACCGAAAATCCAGTGGTTCATCTGGATAACGTCGCCACCGGCACAAAATAG
- a CDS encoding MFS transporter — protein sequence MRKIKGLRWYMIALVTVGTILGYLTRNAVAVAAPTLMGQLHISTQQYSYIIAAYSACYTIMQPVAGYVLDMLGTKVGYAVFAIVWALFCMATALATSWGGLAIARGAVGMAEAAMIPAGLKASSEWFPAKERSIAVGWFNVGSSIGGMIAPPLVVWAIMIHSWQLAFVLVGALSLAWAISWLIFYKHPKNQTKLSDEEREYILGGQEAQHQINNTKKMSAWQIIQKRDFWGIAIPRFLAEPAWGTFNAWIPLFMFKAYGFNLKEIAMFAWMPMLFADLGCVLGGYMPPFFQRVFGVNLIISRKLVVTLGGFLMIGPGLIGLFTSPYVAIALLCIGGFAHQSLSGSLITLSSDVFGRNEVATANGLTGMAAWTASTLFALVVGALADTIGFSPLFAILSVFDLLAVFFIWILLRNNPVQPPVANIEPLKPAHG from the coding sequence ATGCGTAAAATAAAAGGGTTACGCTGGTATATGATCGCGCTGGTCACCGTCGGCACGATACTAGGTTACCTAACGCGTAACGCCGTTGCCGTAGCGGCTCCTACCCTTATGGGGCAGCTGCACATTAGCACACAGCAATATTCGTATATCATCGCGGCCTATTCCGCCTGTTATACCATCATGCAACCAGTAGCCGGATATGTTCTGGACATGCTGGGTACCAAAGTTGGCTACGCGGTATTCGCTATCGTCTGGGCGCTGTTCTGTATGGCGACCGCGCTGGCAACCAGCTGGGGCGGCCTGGCCATTGCACGTGGCGCGGTAGGTATGGCGGAAGCGGCAATGATTCCGGCCGGCCTGAAGGCCAGCAGTGAATGGTTCCCCGCCAAAGAGCGTTCCATCGCGGTTGGCTGGTTTAACGTCGGTTCGTCAATCGGCGGGATGATTGCTCCGCCGCTGGTGGTATGGGCCATCATGATCCACAGCTGGCAGCTGGCGTTCGTGCTGGTGGGCGCATTGAGCCTGGCCTGGGCGATTTCCTGGCTGATTTTCTACAAACACCCGAAAAACCAGACCAAGCTCAGCGACGAAGAGCGCGAGTATATTCTTGGTGGTCAGGAAGCACAGCACCAGATTAACAATACGAAAAAAATGTCTGCCTGGCAGATCATTCAAAAACGTGATTTCTGGGGTATCGCCATTCCGCGTTTCCTGGCCGAGCCGGCCTGGGGTACCTTTAATGCCTGGATCCCGCTGTTCATGTTCAAAGCCTATGGCTTTAACCTAAAAGAAATCGCGATGTTTGCCTGGATGCCGATGCTGTTTGCGGACCTCGGCTGCGTACTGGGTGGTTATATGCCCCCGTTCTTCCAGCGCGTATTCGGCGTGAACCTGATCATTTCCCGTAAACTCGTGGTAACGCTGGGTGGTTTCCTGATGATTGGCCCAGGGCTTATCGGTCTTTTCACCAGCCCCTACGTGGCAATTGCCTTGCTGTGTATCGGTGGTTTTGCCCATCAGTCCCTGTCCGGTTCGTTGATAACCCTGTCGTCAGACGTCTTCGGTCGTAACGAAGTGGCTACCGCCAACGGTTTGACCGGTATGGCTGCCTGGACCGCCAGTACCCTGTTCGCCCTGGTGGTGGGTGCATTGGCCGATACCATTGGTTTCAGCCCGCTGTTCGCCATCCTGTCGGTGTTCGATTTGCTGGCCGTATTCTTTATCTGGATCCTGTTGCGTAATAACCCGGTACAGCCGCCTGTTGCCAATATCGAGCCGCTTAAACCGGCGCACGGGTAA
- the uxaC gene encoding glucuronate isomerase: MSQFLTEDFLLDSEFARRLYNEYAVDQPIFDYHCHLPPEQIAGNYRFKNLYDIWLKGDHYKWRAMRTNGVAERFCTGDAGDWEKFEAWAQTVPHTIGNPLYHWTHLELRRPFGITDTLLSGETARQTWDRCNALLAKDDFTARGIISQMNVKVICTTDDPVDSLEHHSTIAADGSFKTKVLPAWRPDKAFNIEAAGFNDYLKRLEEVSDTAISGFGAFRTALTKRLDHFAAHGCKLSDHALDVVVYGEADENTLNGILSRRLSGTLPTQEEIAQFKTAVLVFLGGEYARRGWVQQYHIGALRNNNSRLFKQLGPDVGFDSTNDQPVAMALSRLLDAQAKENALPKTIIYCLNPSDNEVIGTMIGNFQGEGMPGKMQFGSGWWFNDQKDGMQRQMTQLATLGLLSRFVGMLTDSRSFLSYTRHEYFRRILCRMIGHWVQDGEAPADIKLLGDMVKNICFDNAKNYFDVGL, from the coding sequence ATGTCCCAGTTTTTGACTGAAGATTTTTTACTGGATAGCGAATTTGCTCGCCGTTTGTATAACGAATATGCCGTTGATCAACCGATTTTTGACTATCATTGCCATTTGCCGCCGGAACAAATCGCGGGAAATTACCGTTTCAAAAATCTGTATGATATCTGGTTGAAGGGTGATCATTATAAATGGCGTGCCATGCGCACCAACGGTGTGGCTGAGCGTTTTTGCACCGGCGACGCCGGCGACTGGGAAAAATTTGAAGCCTGGGCGCAAACGGTACCGCACACCATTGGTAATCCTCTTTATCATTGGACGCATTTGGAACTGCGCCGCCCGTTCGGTATTACCGATACGCTGCTTTCCGGTGAAACCGCCCGCCAGACCTGGGATCGCTGCAACGCGCTGCTGGCGAAGGATGACTTCACTGCCCGCGGCATCATCTCGCAGATGAACGTAAAAGTGATTTGTACCACCGACGATCCGGTGGATTCCCTGGAACATCACAGCACCATTGCGGCTGACGGCAGCTTCAAGACCAAGGTATTGCCGGCCTGGCGTCCGGATAAAGCGTTTAATATCGAGGCGGCGGGTTTCAACGATTATCTGAAACGCTTGGAAGAAGTCTCTGACACCGCCATCAGCGGATTCGGCGCGTTCCGCACCGCGTTGACCAAACGCCTGGATCACTTTGCCGCCCACGGCTGCAAACTGTCCGACCATGCGCTGGACGTCGTGGTTTACGGCGAAGCGGATGAAAATACCCTTAACGGCATATTGAGCCGTCGCCTGAGCGGCACCTTGCCGACCCAGGAAGAAATTGCCCAATTCAAGACTGCCGTACTGGTATTCCTTGGCGGCGAATATGCCCGCCGCGGATGGGTGCAGCAATACCATATCGGCGCGCTGCGCAACAATAACAGCCGTTTGTTCAAACAGCTCGGGCCGGATGTCGGTTTCGATTCCACCAACGACCAGCCGGTGGCCATGGCGCTGTCCCGCTTACTGGATGCCCAGGCTAAAGAGAATGCGCTGCCGAAGACCATTATTTATTGCCTGAACCCGTCGGATAATGAAGTTATCGGCACCATGATCGGCAATTTCCAGGGCGAAGGTATGCCCGGCAAAATGCAGTTCGGTTCCGGCTGGTGGTTTAACGATCAGAAAGACGGCATGCAGCGTCAGATGACCCAGTTGGCAACCCTTGGTTTGCTGAGCCGCTTCGTAGGCATGCTCACCGATAGCCGCAGTTTCCTGTCTTACACCCGTCATGAGTATTTCCGTCGCATTCTGTGCCGGATGATCGGCCATTGGGTACAGGATGGCGAAGCGCCTGCGGATATCAAGCTGCTGGGTGACATGGTGAAAAACATTTGTTTCGATAATGCGAAAAACTACTTTGACGTAGGGCTTTGA
- a CDS encoding tagaturonate reductase: MKTLNRQNFPGRQYTDRVIQFGEGNFLRAFVDWQLDLLNEHTDLDAGVVIVRPINSDFPPSLDTQDGLYTTIIRGLNEQGEAVREPRLIRSVNREINIYKQFDEYLALAHDANIRFVFSNTTEAGISYVADDKLTDTPPASYPAKLTRLLYERFSHFDGAADKGWVLLPCELIDYNGKALKELVLRYAQQWALPAQFTTWLNEHNTFCSTLVDRIVTGHPRGEVDALQAELGYQDTFLDTAEYFYLFVIQGPQWLAKELRLDKLELNVRIVDDIKPYKERKVAILNGAHTALVPVAFLSGLNTVGEAMNDKLISGYVEKTIAEDIVPVLDLPHDELTSFAQAVLSRFRNPFIQHQLLSIALNGMTKFRTRILPQLLTYREQHGELPARLTFALAALIAFYRGERDGESYPLQDDDKWLTRYKSLWSGVNSGEIALSTLVNDVLGDTGHWEQDLLKVPGLAEQVEQQLQAILDNGMRAAVTAYS; this comes from the coding sequence ATGAAAACGTTAAACCGTCAAAACTTCCCGGGTCGTCAATATACGGATCGCGTGATCCAATTCGGCGAAGGAAATTTTCTGCGTGCTTTTGTCGACTGGCAGCTTGATTTGCTCAATGAGCATACCGACCTCGATGCCGGGGTTGTGATCGTTCGTCCCATCAATTCCGATTTTCCGCCGTCGCTGGATACCCAGGACGGTCTATATACCACCATTATCCGCGGCCTGAACGAACAGGGCGAAGCGGTGCGTGAGCCGCGCCTCATCCGTTCGGTGAACCGGGAAATCAATATCTACAAGCAGTTTGACGAGTATTTAGCGCTGGCCCATGACGCCAATATTCGTTTTGTCTTCTCCAATACCACCGAAGCCGGCATCAGCTACGTTGCCGACGATAAACTCACCGATACGCCGCCCGCCAGCTATCCGGCCAAATTAACCCGCCTGCTTTATGAACGCTTCAGCCATTTTGACGGCGCTGCGGATAAAGGCTGGGTATTGCTGCCGTGCGAACTCATCGATTATAACGGCAAGGCTCTGAAAGAGCTGGTATTGCGTTACGCGCAGCAGTGGGCGTTGCCGGCGCAATTCACCACCTGGCTGAACGAACACAATACCTTCTGTTCGACGCTGGTGGATCGCATCGTTACCGGGCACCCCCGCGGTGAAGTTGATGCGTTGCAGGCGGAGCTGGGCTATCAAGATACCTTCCTCGATACCGCCGAATATTTTTACCTGTTTGTTATCCAGGGACCGCAGTGGCTGGCGAAAGAACTGCGCCTGGACAAGCTTGAACTGAACGTCCGCATCGTCGACGACATCAAACCCTATAAAGAACGTAAAGTGGCTATTCTCAACGGCGCCCATACCGCGCTGGTGCCGGTGGCGTTCCTGTCCGGGCTCAATACCGTCGGCGAGGCCATGAACGACAAACTGATAAGCGGTTATGTGGAAAAAACCATTGCCGAAGATATTGTACCGGTACTGGACCTGCCCCACGACGAACTGACGTCGTTTGCCCAGGCGGTATTGAGCCGTTTCCGCAATCCCTTTATCCAGCATCAATTATTATCCATTGCGCTCAACGGGATGACAAAATTCCGCACCCGTATCCTGCCGCAATTGTTGACCTACCGTGAACAACACGGCGAGCTGCCTGCCCGGCTCACTTTTGCCTTGGCCGCGCTGATTGCGTTTTATCGCGGCGAACGCGATGGCGAAAGTTATCCGTTGCAGGACGATGATAAATGGCTCACCCGTTACAAATCGCTTTGGAGCGGTGTGAACAGTGGTGAAATCGCGTTAAGCACATTAGTGAATGACGTACTCGGTGATACCGGGCATTGGGAGCAGGATCTGCTCAAGGTTCCCGGTCTGGCGGAACAGGTGGAACAGCAGTTGCAGGCCATTCTAGACAATGGCATGCGCGCTGCGGTTACCGCCTACAGCTAA